In one window of Nicotiana tabacum cultivar K326 chromosome 12, ASM71507v2, whole genome shotgun sequence DNA:
- the LOC107776598 gene encoding uncharacterized protein LOC107776598, with protein MKPSFALTLYSFLFISVALIIPSAAKHRHVINFRSPNLFPESFTWDPKSHNFIVGGTRHQKLLSISDAGVTEILISDTDLPANSSFLGLAVDRRNNRLLACIHRIPTPTSPSPFNALAAYDLKSRRRIFLTPLLDNDDQNPIATVTEIIRPATANDVAVDSSGNSYVTNSDGDFIWKVNFAGEASIFSRSEVFKSHPVDMTAEYHKCGLNGIVFASKGYLLVVQSNTGKIYKVNVDDGTAKTVNLDKDLTAADGMGVRSDGVVVVVSQHKLYYVKSEDNWGEGVVFDEIALDAEGFASSVTIGDRNRVYVLYGHIMEGIMGNTDREEFSIVEMEEENKEDNIWLFVLVGFGLVYFLFWRFQMRRLVQNMDKRIA; from the coding sequence ATGAAACCAAGTTTCGCCCTTACTCTTTACAGCTTCCTTTTCATATCCGTCGCTTTAATCATTCCCTCCGCTGCTAAACACCGCCACGTCATCAATTTCCGATCACCGAACCTTTTTCCGGAGTCATTCACTTGGGATCCCAAATCACACAACTTCATCGTTGGCGGTACACGTCATCAGAAACTCCTCTCCATTTCCGACGCCGGCGTAACCGAAATCCTAATCTCCGACACCGATTTACCGGCAAATTCCTCGTTCCTCGGCCTCGCCGTCGACCGCCGTAACAACCGCCTCCTTGCTTGCATTCACCGTATCCCTACCCCCACTTCACCTTCCCCGTTCAACGCACTCGCCGCCTACGACCTCAAATCTCGCCGCCGCATTTTCCTCACCCCGCTCCTAGACAACGACGATCAAAATCCTATCGCCACCGTGACGGAGATAATCCGCCCCGCCACCGCGAATGACGTCGCCGTTGATTCCTCCGGAAACTCTTACGTGACCAACTCCGATGGGGATTTCATCTGGAAAGTGAATTTCGCCGGCGAAGCTTCGATTTTTTCGAGATCGGAGGTCTTCAAATCTCATCCCGTGGACATGACCGCAGAGTATCACAAATGCGGACTAAACGGCATCGTTTTTGCATCTAAAGGGTATTTACTTGTGGTCCAATCAAATACGGGGAAAATATACAAAGTCAACGTTGATGACGGGACGGCAAAGACCGTTAATTTGGACAAAGATTTAACGGCAGCTGATGGAATGGGCGTTAGAAGTGACGGCGTTGTGGTAGTGGTGAGTCAGCACAAGCTTTATTATGTGAAGAGCGAGGATAATTGGGGTGAGGGAGTAGTGTTTGACGAAATTGCCCTTGATGCGGAGGGGTTTGCATCTTCTGTTACAATTGGGGACAGGAACAGGGTGTATGTGTTATATGGGCATATTATGGAGGGTATAATGGGAAATACGGATAGAGAAGAGTTTAGTATAGTGGAAATGGAGGAAGAGAATAAAGAGGATAATATTTGGTTGTTTGTATTGGTGGGATTTGGGTTAGTTTATTTCTTGTTTTGGAGATTCCAAATGCGTCGACTTGTCCAAAACATGGATAAAAGAATAGCTTAG